The following are from one region of the Phormidium sp. PBR-2020 genome:
- a CDS encoding AAA-like domain-containing protein: MSIAKVSLSFEPSFNYQVGGAVPPQSQTYVRRQADEALFTELLQGQFCYVFNSRQMGKSSLRVQVMAQLREAGVMPGALDLTAIGTQQVTVEQWYGAIAAILSKQFQLKTNLRQWWRDRLELPPPARLGEFIGEVLLAETQQPLVILIDEIDSILALKFATDDFFALIRSCYNRRADNPAYQRLSFALFGVATPGELIADKNRTPFNVGKGIALQGFSLQEATPLLEGFAAFFAQPMVALEHILYWTGGQPFLMQKLCQLLLDSYKNKSLSRRIEGQDIQPFINSCVQEKILYHWEAQDEPEHLKTIRDRLLYDDKRVGELLSLYRQVWRSEQAPSDVPSIAAIECPAQTELLLSGVVEKRDGYLRVKNPIYYQVFNRDWVDEQLNRLRPYASLLNAWIESGYQDKSRLLRGQALEEALNWTQQKGLGDLDYRYLSASQDLEQQEIQKHLKFEQQEIQRKLEQQRLVKAQQLLKLQAQNVRRQRQFLGILTVALLGAIGLGSITFIAYQRAALSEVRAVIAASKGSYASNQRLDALVQALQGRHRFKQLRFISGDIRRQLDQDSHQTLEQAIQGNHEFNRMQAHTGGALGVDFSPDGQLIASSGADTTVKIWRRDGTLLQTLPHDATVYSVSFSPDSQSLAVPTLNGQIYLWSVEGQLERTLRGHDAAVWSVSWSPDGQQLISASSDLTLKVWSVTGTLVQTLTGHEAAVWRTAFSPDGEEFASASVDGSIKRWQRDGTLISSFQQSNSASWSVVYSPDGDRLISGHGDNQVRVWSREGELLQTLEGHEAEVISIAISADGERVVSGSADSQLRVWSQQGTLLRTLRGHGSTVRGVAFSPEGTEVASAGEDGFIRLWQVDNEFVQPLHGHQEVLWNVAYAPPSSPLASQFATAARTEVRLWDESGRLLREFEDLGSQELYSLTFHPQQKQLLVGNANGSIYQMNPQNGAVTSWKAHDLAIWGLSYHPDGEWLVSGGDDVDIHLWRENESGELTLHQTIMASESRIWDLAFSPDGSYVALSNLAGQVKLWEWETTADEGERSRLQETPAQVLVGHDTEVWGIAISPDSENIASASRDGQLKIWRRDGTLLTTLQISDTSGLTRVAWSPDNRFLAIARTDNKIDIYTVDGGFLTQLSGHQSVVGSVKFSPDSQFLLSGSEDRLGIRWNLENILSLDLMAYSCQRVRDYLSQKSQVGYRSSLCDP; encoded by the coding sequence ATGTCAATCGCAAAGGTAAGCCTGTCTTTTGAGCCATCGTTCAACTATCAGGTGGGTGGGGCAGTTCCGCCACAATCCCAAACCTATGTCCGGCGACAGGCGGATGAGGCGTTATTCACGGAACTGCTCCAGGGGCAGTTTTGTTATGTCTTTAATTCCCGACAGATGGGGAAATCCAGCCTACGGGTGCAGGTGATGGCCCAGTTACGGGAGGCGGGGGTGATGCCGGGGGCCTTGGATTTGACGGCCATTGGCACGCAACAGGTGACGGTGGAACAATGGTACGGGGCGATCGCCGCCATTCTCAGTAAGCAGTTTCAGCTCAAAACCAATCTCCGACAATGGTGGCGCGATCGCCTGGAGTTACCGCCTCCGGCTCGTTTGGGAGAGTTTATTGGGGAAGTCTTGCTAGCAGAAACCCAACAGCCCTTAGTGATTTTAATTGATGAAATTGACAGTATCCTGGCTTTAAAATTCGCGACCGATGATTTTTTTGCCCTAATTCGTAGCTGTTACAATCGTCGTGCCGATAATCCTGCTTATCAGCGATTAAGTTTTGCCCTCTTTGGAGTTGCCACGCCGGGAGAATTGATTGCCGATAAAAATCGTACCCCCTTTAATGTTGGGAAAGGCATCGCCCTACAGGGGTTTAGTCTCCAAGAAGCGACGCCTCTTTTGGAGGGATTCGCGGCATTTTTTGCTCAACCAATGGTGGCATTAGAGCATATTTTGTATTGGACGGGGGGACAACCCTTTTTAATGCAAAAACTCTGTCAGTTACTGCTTGATTCCTATAAAAATAAGTCTCTTTCAAGGCGAATTGAAGGGCAAGACATACAACCGTTTATCAACAGTTGTGTGCAGGAGAAGATTCTCTATCATTGGGAAGCTCAGGACGAACCGGAACATCTCAAAACCATTCGCGATCGCCTCCTCTATGACGACAAACGAGTGGGAGAATTGCTGAGTCTCTATCGTCAAGTGTGGCGCTCAGAACAGGCCCCCTCAGATGTCCCCTCCATTGCGGCGATCGAATGTCCAGCCCAAACGGAGTTGCTTCTCTCGGGAGTGGTGGAAAAACGGGATGGCTATCTGCGGGTCAAAAACCCCATTTACTATCAAGTGTTTAACCGGGATTGGGTGGATGAACAGCTCAATCGTCTGCGTCCCTATGCCTCCTTGCTCAATGCTTGGATAGAGTCAGGCTATCAGGATAAATCGCGACTCTTACGGGGTCAAGCCCTCGAAGAAGCCCTCAACTGGACGCAACAGAAAGGCTTGGGGGATTTAGACTATCGCTATCTCAGTGCGAGCCAGGACTTAGAACAGCAAGAAATTCAAAAACACCTTAAATTTGAGCAACAAGAGATCCAACGAAAACTCGAACAACAACGTCTCGTTAAAGCTCAGCAACTCTTAAAACTTCAAGCACAAAATGTCCGCCGTCAGCGACAATTTCTAGGGATTTTAACGGTTGCCCTCCTCGGGGCCATTGGTTTGGGTAGCATCACCTTTATTGCGTATCAACGGGCTGCCCTCAGCGAAGTCCGAGCCGTCATTGCAGCGTCCAAAGGCAGTTACGCCTCCAACCAACGGCTTGATGCCCTGGTTCAGGCCCTGCAAGGGCGTCATCGTTTTAAACAACTGCGGTTCATCAGCGGCGATATTCGTCGACAACTTGACCAGGATAGCCACCAAACCCTCGAACAGGCCATCCAGGGCAACCATGAATTCAATCGAATGCAAGCCCATACCGGGGGCGCCTTAGGGGTGGACTTTAGCCCCGACGGGCAACTCATCGCCAGTTCCGGCGCTGATACAACCGTCAAAATTTGGCGACGGGATGGAACCCTACTTCAGACCTTACCTCATGACGCGACGGTGTATAGCGTCAGCTTTAGCCCTGATAGTCAATCCTTAGCCGTACCCACCCTCAATGGTCAGATTTATCTATGGTCTGTCGAGGGCCAGTTAGAGAGAACCCTCAGGGGCCATGACGCAGCTGTCTGGTCTGTGTCCTGGAGTCCTGATGGTCAGCAACTCATCTCTGCCAGCAGTGACCTAACCCTCAAGGTGTGGTCGGTGACGGGGACTCTTGTACAGACCTTAACGGGCCATGAAGCGGCGGTTTGGCGAACTGCTTTCAGTCCTGATGGGGAAGAATTTGCCTCGGCTAGCGTTGACGGCAGTATCAAACGTTGGCAACGGGATGGAACCTTAATTAGCAGCTTTCAACAGAGCAATAGTGCGAGCTGGTCTGTAGTCTATAGTCCCGATGGCGACCGTCTCATCTCGGGCCATGGCGATAATCAGGTCCGGGTTTGGAGCCGAGAGGGTGAGTTATTACAGACCCTAGAGGGCCATGAAGCTGAAGTGATTAGTATTGCCATCAGTGCCGATGGAGAGCGCGTTGTCTCCGGGTCAGCCGACAGCCAGTTACGAGTTTGGTCACAGCAGGGGACGTTACTCAGAACGCTACGGGGTCATGGAAGTACCGTCCGTGGCGTCGCCTTTAGCCCCGAGGGAACCGAAGTGGCCAGTGCAGGGGAAGATGGCTTTATTCGGCTTTGGCAGGTGGATAATGAGTTTGTGCAACCGCTCCACGGCCACCAAGAGGTCTTGTGGAATGTCGCCTATGCTCCCCCATCCTCACCCCTCGCCTCCCAGTTCGCCACAGCGGCGAGAACGGAAGTCCGTCTCTGGGATGAGAGCGGTCGCTTGTTAAGGGAATTCGAGGATTTAGGCTCTCAAGAATTGTACAGTTTGACCTTTCATCCCCAACAGAAACAGTTACTGGTGGGCAATGCCAATGGCTCGATTTATCAGATGAATCCCCAAAATGGGGCGGTGACGAGTTGGAAGGCCCATGATTTAGCGATTTGGGGCTTATCCTATCATCCTGATGGAGAGTGGTTAGTCTCAGGGGGAGATGACGTTGATATCCATCTATGGCGAGAGAACGAGTCTGGGGAGTTGACCCTGCACCAAACCATCATGGCCTCTGAGAGTCGTATTTGGGATTTAGCCTTCAGTCCTGATGGGTCTTATGTGGCCCTATCTAATCTAGCGGGACAGGTCAAACTCTGGGAATGGGAGACGACGGCTGATGAGGGGGAACGGTCTCGTTTACAAGAGACTCCAGCTCAGGTTTTGGTGGGCCATGACACGGAAGTTTGGGGCATTGCCATTAGTCCGGATAGTGAGAACATCGCCTCGGCCAGTCGCGATGGACAGCTCAAAATTTGGCGTCGAGATGGCACGCTGCTGACAACCCTACAAATTTCAGACACCAGTGGACTCACGCGGGTGGCTTGGAGTCCCGATAACCGATTTTTGGCGATCGCGAGGACGGATAATAAGATTGATATTTATACCGTTGATGGTGGGTTTTTAACCCAACTGAGTGGCCATCAATCTGTGGTAGGTTCGGTTAAGTTTAGTCCTGATAGTCAGTTTTTACTCTCAGGCAGTGAAGACCGTTTAGGGATTCGCTGGAATTTGGAGAATATTCTCTCGTTGGATTTAATGGCCTATAGTTGTCAACGGGTGAGGGATTATCTTAGTCAGAAATCTCAAGTCGGTTACCGGTCGTCTCTTTGTGACCCGTAA
- a CDS encoding AAA-like domain-containing protein translates to MSEPSPQLSPQLSPQLTYQVGGSLPPNSPIYIQRPADESLFQGLLRGDFCYVFSSRQMGKSSLRLRVAARLRQQGVDCALLDLTAIGSQQVTIEQWYAAIAAILSKQLPLQTPLRPWWRSHLHLPPAARLSSFIQDLLLPETHNPLVILIDEIDSILALNFPTDDFFALIRTCYNQRAESPDYRRLSFALFGVTTSGDLIADKQRTPFNIGQSIELRGFQPEAIAPLASGLTAILANPHQGLERIFHWTQGQPFLTQKLCQQLIEHYPKFPIPDPDPLNNQNRLIDLCVQQQILEHWEAQDAPEHLKTIRDRLLHNNDRAAELLTLYRQIWQAEGNPSQTPPIPTADSPLQTELLLSGLVECRNGHLQVKNPIYQQVFNLSWIDRHLERLRPYAYLIKAWNESKGQDSSRLLRGAALQEALDWTQRKSLSDLDYRYLSASQELERQERQQKDAFERQTVQQQLEQERLRESQRCLKLQTENVRRQRQFLGVLGLALAGSMALGLATFIAYQRSAVSEVRAFMAASRGSYTSAQQLDALVQGLQARQNLQQLQFLSPHQRQQLDRETQQILEQAIHANHEVNRMAAHRGGVLGVDVSQDGQWIATSGPDGTAKIWRRDGTLVQTLTMGMTIYSVKFSPDSQLLATPSLRGDIYLWSIDGELQTRLRGHEAAVWNLDWSPQGDYLVSASSDGTLRQWSREGQLLHTLRQHEETVWNVAVHPQGDEFASISSDGTIIRWRRDGTLINRFSQGISNGWAIAYHPQGHHLAAAYSDNHIRLWQSDGTLLQDLDGHEAEVGTLAFSPDGSRLASGSADGSLKLWSEEGSLLNSFEGHGSRLRGVAFSPDGTQVMSAGEEGLVRIWQVENEFMQPLGNHEHEVWQVRYLPPSSPLGGYLVSLSRGDIRIWNPAGELVQQFEQFALGVLYSLAVHPSQAKLIAGDSRGRMYEIDLTRGEIDSWSADELSLFALTYSPDGRWLVSGGNSTHLKIWRLLAEGGYGLHQVLEGHQARVWDLAFSPDGSYLTSASIDGTVRLWEWDSQHRGNLSEVAEISPMVLAGDDSPFWGLAISPEGDRILSAGRSGVLNLWNRWGEQLLKLQVTETSGLTRVAWSPDGQVLAVARTDHRVDLYREDGLLIGQLRNHQGTVLTLDFSPDGRYLVSGGEDRRVVRWDMEEVYSLDGLEYGCRRVKDYLRQQSELEPLFAQCQSQR, encoded by the coding sequence ATGTCAGAACCCAGCCCACAACTTTCCCCGCAACTCTCCCCACAACTGACCTATCAAGTGGGGGGAAGTTTACCCCCAAACTCACCCATCTACATCCAACGGCCCGCCGATGAGTCCCTATTTCAAGGACTTCTAAGGGGGGATTTTTGCTATGTCTTCAGCTCGCGACAGATGGGCAAATCCAGTCTGCGGTTGCGGGTGGCGGCCCGGTTGCGACAGCAGGGGGTCGACTGTGCGCTTTTGGACTTGACCGCCATTGGTAGCCAACAGGTGACCATCGAACAATGGTATGCCGCCATCGCCGCCATACTCAGCAAACAACTTCCCCTACAGACCCCCCTGCGTCCCTGGTGGCGATCGCACTTGCACCTCCCCCCAGCCGCACGCTTAAGCAGCTTTATCCAAGACCTGTTACTGCCCGAAACCCACAATCCCCTCGTCATTCTCATCGATGAAATTGACAGTATTCTGGCCCTCAACTTCCCCACCGATGATTTTTTCGCCCTAATTCGCACCTGCTATAACCAACGGGCCGAGAGTCCCGACTATCGGCGCTTAAGCTTCGCCCTCTTTGGCGTAACCACCTCCGGAGACCTGATTGCCGACAAACAGCGTACCCCCTTCAACATTGGTCAGTCCATTGAATTGAGGGGATTTCAGCCCGAGGCGATCGCCCCTCTGGCCTCAGGCTTAACCGCCATCCTGGCTAATCCTCACCAGGGATTAGAGCGAATTTTCCATTGGACCCAGGGTCAACCCTTTCTGACCCAAAAACTCTGTCAACAACTGATCGAGCATTACCCAAAATTCCCGATCCCAGACCCTGACCCACTCAACAATCAGAACCGCCTCATCGACCTCTGCGTGCAACAACAGATTCTGGAGCATTGGGAGGCCCAGGATGCCCCGGAACATCTCAAAACCATTCGCGATCGCCTCCTCCACAACAACGACCGAGCCGCAGAACTGCTCACCCTCTATCGTCAGATTTGGCAAGCCGAGGGGAACCCATCCCAAACCCCGCCGATTCCCACCGCCGACTCGCCCCTACAAACCGAACTGCTCCTATCGGGCCTTGTCGAATGCCGCAACGGTCATCTACAGGTCAAGAACCCCATCTACCAACAGGTCTTTAACCTGAGCTGGATTGACCGGCATCTAGAGCGTCTGCGGCCCTATGCCTACTTAATCAAAGCCTGGAACGAGTCTAAGGGTCAAGATAGCTCACGACTGCTGCGAGGGGCGGCCTTGCAAGAAGCCCTCGACTGGACTCAACGCAAGAGTCTCAGCGACCTCGATTATCGCTATCTCAGTGCCAGCCAAGAGCTAGAACGACAAGAACGCCAACAGAAAGACGCCTTTGAGCGACAGACCGTCCAACAACAATTAGAACAAGAACGGCTGCGGGAAAGCCAACGCTGCTTAAAACTCCAGACCGAGAATGTCCGCCGTCAACGGCAGTTCCTCGGGGTTCTCGGTCTAGCTCTGGCGGGGTCTATGGCGTTAGGTCTGGCCACCTTCATCGCCTATCAACGCAGCGCCGTGAGTGAAGTCCGCGCCTTCATGGCCGCCTCCCGGGGCAGTTATACCTCCGCTCAACAGCTTGACGCTCTGGTTCAGGGACTCCAGGCCCGGCAAAACCTACAACAGTTGCAGTTCCTGTCTCCCCACCAGCGTCAGCAGTTAGATCGCGAAACCCAGCAGATCCTGGAACAGGCCATTCACGCCAACCATGAAGTCAATCGCATGGCGGCCCATCGCGGCGGCGTCTTAGGGGTGGATGTGAGCCAGGATGGTCAATGGATTGCCACCTCCGGCCCTGATGGGACTGCCAAGATTTGGCGACGGGATGGAACCCTGGTACAGACTCTAACAATGGGGATGACCATTTATAGCGTCAAATTTAGCCCCGACAGCCAACTGCTCGCCACCCCCAGCCTCCGAGGTGACATTTACCTCTGGTCCATTGATGGGGAGTTGCAAACCCGCCTCCGGGGCCATGAAGCGGCGGTGTGGAATCTGGACTGGAGTCCCCAGGGGGATTATCTGGTGTCTGCCAGCAGTGATGGAACCCTACGACAATGGTCGCGAGAGGGTCAACTGCTGCATACCTTACGGCAACATGAGGAAACCGTCTGGAATGTGGCTGTGCATCCTCAGGGTGACGAGTTTGCCTCCATTAGCTCTGATGGAACCATCATCCGTTGGCGACGGGATGGCACCTTAATCAACCGCTTCAGCCAGGGAATCAGTAATGGTTGGGCGATCGCCTATCATCCCCAGGGTCACCACTTGGCTGCCGCCTATAGTGATAATCACATCCGTCTTTGGCAATCAGACGGAACCCTGCTCCAGGATCTCGATGGTCATGAGGCGGAAGTGGGGACGCTCGCCTTTAGTCCTGATGGGTCTCGTTTAGCCTCTGGCTCAGCCGATGGCAGTCTGAAGCTGTGGTCTGAGGAGGGAAGCTTGCTCAATAGTTTCGAGGGCCATGGCAGTCGCTTACGGGGGGTGGCCTTTAGTCCCGATGGAACTCAGGTCATGAGTGCTGGTGAAGAGGGGTTAGTCCGCATCTGGCAGGTCGAGAATGAGTTTATGCAGCCGTTGGGGAACCATGAGCATGAGGTTTGGCAGGTTCGCTATCTGCCCCCCTCATCGCCTCTGGGGGGCTATTTGGTCAGCCTATCGCGGGGGGATATCCGCATCTGGAACCCGGCGGGGGAGTTGGTGCAGCAGTTTGAGCAATTTGCTTTGGGAGTGTTGTATAGTCTGGCGGTTCATCCGAGCCAAGCGAAACTTATCGCGGGAGATAGTCGGGGGAGGATGTATGAGATTGATTTGACCCGTGGCGAGATTGACTCCTGGTCAGCCGATGAGTTGAGCTTATTTGCCTTAACCTATAGCCCCGATGGCCGTTGGCTCGTGTCTGGGGGGAATAGTACCCACCTGAAGATCTGGCGGCTTTTGGCTGAGGGGGGGTATGGGTTACATCAGGTGCTAGAGGGTCATCAGGCTCGGGTTTGGGATTTGGCGTTTAGTCCCGATGGGTCTTATCTGACCTCGGCCAGTATTGATGGAACCGTGCGGCTCTGGGAGTGGGACTCTCAGCATCGTGGCAACCTGTCTGAGGTCGCGGAAATATCGCCGATGGTTTTAGCGGGGGATGACAGTCCCTTCTGGGGGCTGGCGATTAGTCCCGAGGGCGATCGCATCCTCTCGGCCGGTCGCAGCGGTGTGTTGAATCTTTGGAATCGCTGGGGGGAGCAACTGTTGAAACTTCAGGTCACTGAGACCAGTGGTTTAACGCGGGTGGCTTGGAGTCCCGATGGTCAGGTGTTGGCGGTGGCTCGCACAGACCATCGGGTTGACCTGTATCGTGAGGACGGTCTGTTGATAGGCCAATTGCGGAACCATCAGGGAACGGTGTTAACGTTGGACTTTAGTCCTGATGGGCGCTATCTGGTCTCGGGGGGCGAAGATCGTCGCGTGGTACGTTGGGATATGGAGGAAGTCTACTCCCTAGATGGGTTGGAGTATGGCTGTCGGCGTGTGAAGGATTATCTACGTCAGCAATCTGAACTGGAGCCGTTGTTTGCCCAATGTCAATCGCAAAGGTAA
- a CDS encoding AAA-like domain-containing protein, with translation MAERSHPNKRRRGLILSSQGWQRLQAAEHLSSMQDNQGKPYTLEQLSQRTGLSSNTLTKLRRRQKPVDWQTLDSYFEAFHLKMGSQDVISPGQDSSELDLAALQQTPLKGQLPLDSPFYIYRSNIEELCAQEVLKPGALLRIKAPRQFGKTSLMAQTLNHARDRGFRTSVVNLQSIDCQVIQDPDRFLQWFCAVVAKDLGLPNELSSRWDDLFGSSYSCSDYFETYLLPAAATPLLLVIEELDELFAYPEVATDFFGMLRSWYEQGRYGLEQRAIWTNLRLAIIHSTEVWLPLTLHQSPFNVGLLIELPHFNPVEVEELTCRYGLNSPDITAQAVFALVGGHPYLTQLCLFYLAQGELTIEDLAAETIAHHTIFHSYLRRQVQLMESDPDLIEAMTEVARNPAGIELSHQSAYRLQGLGAIRLKERLAIPSCELYREYFSR, from the coding sequence ATGGCAGAGCGATCGCATCCCAACAAACGACGACGGGGCTTGATTCTTAGCTCCCAAGGCTGGCAACGGCTCCAAGCGGCTGAACATTTGTCATCCATGCAAGATAATCAGGGGAAACCTTATACCCTAGAGCAACTAAGCCAGCGAACAGGACTGAGTTCCAACACCTTAACCAAACTCCGCCGTCGGCAAAAGCCCGTGGATTGGCAAACCCTAGACTCCTATTTTGAAGCATTTCACCTCAAAATGGGCAGTCAGGATGTCATTAGCCCCGGCCAAGACTCCTCAGAACTGGATCTAGCCGCACTACAACAGACCCCTCTAAAGGGACAATTACCTTTAGACTCCCCCTTTTATATTTACCGCAGCAATATCGAGGAGCTGTGTGCCCAGGAAGTGCTGAAACCGGGGGCGTTGCTTCGCATTAAAGCACCGCGTCAGTTTGGCAAAACCTCCCTGATGGCCCAGACTCTGAATCATGCTCGCGATCGCGGCTTTCGTACCTCCGTTGTTAACCTACAAAGTATTGATTGTCAAGTCATCCAAGACCCAGATCGGTTTTTGCAATGGTTTTGTGCGGTAGTCGCGAAAGACTTAGGCTTACCCAACGAACTTTCTAGCCGTTGGGATGACTTATTTGGCAGTAGCTACAGTTGTTCAGACTACTTTGAAACCTATCTGCTGCCCGCCGCCGCCACGCCTCTATTACTGGTGATTGAAGAACTCGATGAACTCTTTGCCTACCCAGAAGTTGCCACCGACTTTTTCGGGATGTTGCGCTCCTGGTATGAACAAGGGCGTTACGGCCTCGAACAACGGGCAATTTGGACGAATCTGCGTTTAGCCATTATCCACTCCACTGAAGTCTGGCTGCCCTTAACCTTGCATCAATCCCCTTTTAACGTGGGATTGCTGATTGAGTTACCGCACTTTAACCCCGTTGAAGTTGAGGAACTGACCTGCCGTTATGGTCTCAATTCCCCAGATATCACCGCCCAAGCTGTATTTGCCCTCGTGGGGGGACATCCTTACCTTACTCAACTCTGTTTGTTTTATCTGGCCCAGGGAGAGTTAACAATCGAGGACTTAGCCGCTGAGACCATCGCCCATCATACAATTTTCCATAGCTACCTCAGACGGCAAGTGCAACTGATGGAATCCGACCCCGACCTCATCGAGGCTATGACAGAGGTAGCCCGTAACCCTGCCGGCATCGAACTGAGTCATCAGAGCGCCTATCGCCTGCAAGGCTTGGGGGCGATTCGCCTCAAAGAACGTCTAGCCATTCCCAGTTGTGAACTCTACCGAGAATACTTTTCCCGCTAG
- a CDS encoding GAF domain-containing protein, with the protein MWDLLYQLIQTIFSPSQSYMPHGHCYLWQTPLVALHVTSDALIALAYFSIPTLLIYFVSQRRDIPFLNVFYLFGAFIVLCGVGHLMDIWTLWHPAYWLAGVERAITALVSCYTAASMVTLLPQFLSLKTPKQLEMLNLALQQEVEQRRQVEEELRQANQTLEARVQERTAALQASTQALAESQAQLKEAQGIAHIGSIDYDLENQELRASEEMKRIYHLTDPERPLTLKDFLKCVHPGDRPHWWQAQQKLLQQGESIHLEHRLLLADGDIRYLDIKGEPRYNASGELVKLYGVALDITEQKLAQLQLEEQVRRSQLVAKTLERVWSSLDFEEVMQVIVDEVRQFLRVERVVIYRFQPDWSGDVIVESVSNPDLAILGEHFEDECFRKDYVQRYQQGRIRKVENVATSTLPSCHKALLSRIQVQANLVLPLLWHPHALDDPPELWGLLIAHSCTKTRPWTDSEIRLLEQLTVQLGIALRQHRLVESLKSELQERRQIEIALRDSEAAERQKAETLHQTLQTLQQTQAKLVQSEKMASLGQMVGGLAHEINNPISFIYGNINHAREYSEQLLALINLYQTYYPETHEAITDLLEALDLDFVRDDFPQLLDSMATGADRIRDIVLSLRNFSRLDEAEWKVADINASIESTLTMIHARLSQAASRSSIDVVTQLGELPPIVCYPGQLNQALLNIFNNAIDTLEERLRQEPNFKPQLQVRSGLRRASEGNGKAAGEAIAHIEIIDNGLGIPDELVERVFDPFFTTKPIGKGTGLGLSNAYQILVEQHQGAFYCEPNPPSGTRFVIELPARQFCSESQMPSHQSTADAHSRQ; encoded by the coding sequence ATGTGGGACTTGTTGTACCAACTCATTCAAACAATTTTTTCACCCAGCCAGAGCTATATGCCTCACGGTCATTGTTACCTCTGGCAAACCCCTCTTGTTGCCCTTCATGTCACCAGTGATGCCCTAATTGCCTTAGCCTACTTCTCCATTCCAACGCTCTTGATCTACTTTGTCTCACAGCGTCGGGATATTCCGTTTTTAAATGTTTTTTATCTATTCGGCGCGTTTATCGTCCTCTGTGGTGTCGGTCATCTGATGGATATCTGGACCCTCTGGCATCCCGCCTACTGGCTAGCGGGAGTTGAACGCGCCATTACAGCGTTGGTCTCCTGCTACACAGCGGCCTCAATGGTCACCCTACTGCCTCAGTTCCTATCTCTGAAAACCCCGAAACAGCTCGAAATGCTCAATCTAGCCCTGCAACAGGAAGTTGAGCAACGTCGGCAAGTCGAAGAGGAATTACGACAAGCCAATCAAACCTTGGAAGCTCGGGTTCAAGAGCGCACCGCTGCCCTGCAAGCCAGTACCCAAGCCCTAGCTGAAAGTCAGGCCCAACTCAAAGAAGCCCAGGGTATCGCCCATATCGGTAGCATTGACTATGACCTAGAAAACCAGGAACTTCGGGCTTCAGAGGAAATGAAGCGCATCTATCATCTCACAGACCCAGAGCGCCCTCTAACCCTGAAAGACTTTCTCAAATGCGTTCATCCGGGCGATCGCCCCCATTGGTGGCAGGCCCAACAAAAATTACTCCAGCAAGGGGAATCCATCCATCTCGAACATCGCCTGCTATTAGCCGATGGAGACATTCGCTATTTGGACATCAAGGGAGAACCCCGATATAACGCCTCCGGCGAGTTGGTGAAGCTGTATGGAGTGGCCCTCGATATCACCGAGCAAAAACTGGCTCAGTTGCAGTTGGAGGAGCAAGTTCGACGCAGCCAACTCGTTGCCAAAACCTTAGAACGAGTCTGGTCATCTCTAGATTTTGAGGAGGTAATGCAGGTCATCGTCGATGAAGTGCGTCAGTTTCTCCGGGTTGAACGGGTTGTGATTTACCGCTTCCAACCGGATTGGAGTGGCGATGTGATTGTTGAGTCCGTCTCTAACCCGGATCTGGCGATTCTTGGGGAACATTTCGAGGATGAGTGTTTCCGCAAGGATTATGTGCAACGGTACCAACAGGGACGAATTCGCAAAGTGGAGAATGTCGCCACGAGTACCCTACCCAGTTGTCATAAAGCCTTACTCTCGCGCATCCAGGTGCAAGCCAACTTGGTCTTACCCCTACTCTGGCATCCTCACGCTTTGGATGATCCCCCCGAACTCTGGGGTCTGCTGATTGCCCATTCCTGTACCAAGACTCGCCCATGGACTGACTCGGAAATAAGACTGTTAGAACAGTTAACGGTGCAATTGGGAATTGCTCTGCGTCAACATCGTCTCGTTGAATCTCTCAAAAGCGAATTGCAGGAACGCCGCCAGATTGAAATCGCTTTACGAGACTCTGAGGCGGCAGAACGTCAAAAAGCCGAAACCCTACATCAGACCTTGCAAACCCTACAACAAACTCAGGCAAAGCTCGTGCAATCAGAAAAAATGGCCTCGTTGGGACAAATGGTGGGGGGTCTAGCCCATGAAATCAATAACCCTATCAGCTTTATTTATGGCAATATCAACCATGCTCGGGAGTACAGTGAGCAGTTGTTGGCGTTGATCAATCTCTATCAAACCTATTACCCGGAAACCCATGAGGCGATTACGGATCTCCTAGAGGCTCTGGATTTAGACTTTGTGCGGGATGACTTTCCGCAACTGCTGGACTCGATGGCGACTGGAGCCGATCGCATTCGCGACATTGTCCTCTCTTTACGCAACTTTTCCCGGTTGGATGAGGCTGAGTGGAAAGTTGCCGACATCAATGCCAGTATTGAGAGTACTCTGACCATGATTCACGCCCGTCTCTCCCAAGCCGCGTCACGCTCCTCGATTGACGTGGTGACACAGCTTGGGGAGTTACCGCCTATCGTCTGTTATCCGGGACAACTGAATCAGGCTCTACTGAACATTTTTAATAATGCCATTGATACCTTAGAGGAACGTCTCCGACAAGAGCCAAACTTTAAGCCGCAATTACAGGTACGCTCCGGGTTACGACGTGCCAGTGAGGGGAATGGCAAAGCGGCGGGGGAGGCGATCGCCCACATTGAGATTATCGATAATGGTCTAGGGATTCCCGATGAGTTGGTTGAACGGGTTTTTGACCCCTTCTTTACCACCAAACCCATTGGCAAAGGCACCGGTTTAGGCCTCTCTAATGCCTATCAAATTCTCGTCGAGCAACATCAAGGGGCCTTTTACTGTGAACCTAACCCCCCTTCAGGAACCCGATTTGTGATTGAACTTCCCGCTCGCCAATTCTGTTCTGAGTCTCAAATGCCATCCCATCAGTCCACGGCTGATGCCCATTCTCGGCAATAG